The genomic DNA CGGGAAGTTTTACTTTTATCCATTCTGGTTTTTTTTTTATCATACTATTATAGTATTTTATAATTTTATTAAAAATCGATTTTATTTTTTATTTATTATTACTTTTAACATGAAAATATTAGCAAAAGATGTTATTCTAAAATTAGAAATTTTAGCTCCAGTAGAGAATGCAGAATCATATGATAACGTAGGATTAATTATAGGAAATCAAGAACAAGAAGTAAAAAATATATTAATAACATTAGATCTAACTGAAAAAGTTCTTGTAGAAGCCATGGAAAAAAATTGTAATTTTGTAATAACTTTTCATCCAATTATTTTTAATCCAATAAAAAAAATTAATGGAAATAATTTTATTGAAAAAATTTTAATTCGTGCATTAAAAAATGATATACTCATTTATAGTATTCATACTAATTTAGATAATTCATGGAATGGAATTACATCATATGTAACAAAAATATTAGGAATTAATAAAGAAAAAGTTCTTTTTCCAAAAAAAGGAACAATGAAAAAATTGTATACATATGTTCCATTTGATTATGTTGAAAAAGTTAGAAATGCTCTTTTTAAATCAGGTGCTGGAGAAATATCTAATTATAGTCATTGTAGTTATAATTTTAATGGAATAGGAAGTTTTATGGGAAATGAATTATCTAAACCATTTACTGGTAAAAAAAATATTTTTTGCATGGAAAAAGAAACATGTATTAGTGTTACTTTTCCATCTTTTAAATTAAATTCTATACAAAAATCTCTTATTAATCATCATCCTTATGAAGAAGTTCCTTATGAAATTTATAATATAGAAA from Blattabacterium cuenoti includes the following:
- a CDS encoding Nif3-like dinuclear metal center hexameric protein, with product MKILAKDVILKLEILAPVENAESYDNVGLIIGNQEQEVKNILITLDLTEKVLVEAMEKNCNFVITFHPIIFNPIKKINGNNFIEKILIRALKNDILIYSIHTNLDNSWNGITSYVTKILGINKEKVLFPKKGTMKKLYTYVPFDYVEKVRNALFKSGAGEISNYSHCSYNFNGIGSFMGNELSKPFTGKKNIFCMEKETCISVTFPSFKLNSIQKSLINHHPYEEVPYEIYNIENINPYVGIGIIGKIKKMNEYNFISLLKNKMNLSYIRHSKFMNRNIERVSIITGSGRFGIEKSIKESSDVFITSDLKYHDFFKSDKMLIIEIDHYESEIFFKKLLKTFLEKSFHSFFIHESKINTNPIKYFS